The DNA segment TGCTAAGCAATTTTCTTGTGATCTTCTGCATACTTAATATGAAATGTTAACCTTTGTCCGTTAAGCATTACTCTCCCATGGATGATTAGTGTTAGTTTTGCCAAGATTATTGCTAGAACTGGTTGAACCACTCCATGATGCTTGGTTTGAGTTGTCTCCGCGATCATGTTCAATTGTTTCATGAGGATAATAAACAGGCTTAGGAGGCATTTCAAGACTTTCAACTCTTTCTTCCAACATATCCACGACTCTCTTCATTGAAGGACGGTCATTTGGATTCAATTGTATACACCAAAGTGCAActacatacatttttttcacCAAAATCTTATCCTCTTCTGAGGCATCTTCTATTTCagtatctttttcatctttaatttgATCATATACCCAAAAGGGAAAGTACTGTTGGCTTGAATGTTCTGCATGAGGATTTGAGTTCCTTCTCCTACTTCCCATTTCCATCAAAAGCATCCCAAAACTATAGACATCAGCCTTATTTGATACTCCACCTATGTTATTGTAGAATAATTCTGGAGCCATGTAACCCAATGTTCCTCTAGCTTTAGTCAAAGCAATAGACGTATCTTTGACAGGATACAACTTTGCAAGTCCGAAGTCTGAAACCTTTGGAATGAAGTTATCGTCTAGAAGAATATTCTGAGGCTTAATATCAAAATGTAGAATTTGCACATCACAACCTTGATGAAGATAAGCAATCCCACGAGCTATGCCAAGAgatatttcatatgttttctcATAACTTAAAGGGACACTTTCCTTTTTGGAGAAGATGTGTTTATCCAACGAACCATTTGTCATGTATTCATAAACCAGAGCACGGTTTTCTCCTTCAGCACAATATCCAATAAGATGTACCACATTTACATGATGTATTCTTCCAATACTAGCCACTTCATTAATGAACTCTTCTCCATCTGCTTTCGTTTTTTTCAACATCTTTATGGCTATTTCTGGCCCACTTTGAAGTTTTCCTTTGTATACAGATCCAAAACCTCCTTCACCCAATTTAACTTTGAAATCTCTgctcattttcttaatttctctATATCCGTACCTAATAGGATTTAGATTATTCTGTAGCAAAAACGTTTCAATGTTTTCATACATTGAGTAATGCCTACGTCGCCACGTATGGATAAATAGTGCAAGCAAAAGTGCGAGTCCAAATAGAAACCTGGCTGCCACAAATATTAGAATAGGGGCTACCAAAATGAGATCTCCGTCCACTTGCCATTTCGAAAAGTAATGTAAACGTGTTATTCTATAGATTAGTCGTGCACATATAAATTTCATGGAATGAGTATGGCAATAAACCATGGTTAGTCAAATCAGTAAGTTTATTCAAATATGAAATCAGTTGACAAGGCATTACCCATTATGGCGAAATCAAAATAACCTGCAAAATAACGCAATATAATagcatcaaaacaaaagaacacTCAGTATTTTAAGGATACTTTGgatacaatatataaataaacatacgTTTTTTTTCAGAGAACATTCATCCTAAGGATCGATCCTATGCATTTCTAGCGTCATTAAATGCATTCAAATAACTTCTTGGTTTGTGATTTGTATGATGTTTTGAGGGATCCAGTTCCTGGTCCTTTCCCAAAACAGCCTTTTCAAACAGATACATCTTGGTTAATGTTGAAATAAATTTAGAGAATATCGTGAACGTATCATGGAAATCCCATTGAACATCCCTTCAAGGCTTTTTGTTTAGAAACTCCATTCAACTACTTGTTGAGTTAGAGTACAGAACGATATgcgttttaaaatttatcaactttGATGCACACTTGCAGGTTATCAGAATGAATCGTACAGAAATTGTACAGCTTACTAATGAGTCAAAATATAGATTAACTTTAAGTAGTCAGTACAGTAGTAATTGAAAGGACAAAGATATGGGAGAAAGCTCTTACGTGCTATATAGATAGGAATTACAGCTACGTATCCAAAAATCTGGTGCTGAATGCCTAgaacagaaaaagaaatcattagCATATATGGTAAAGATTAAAGCTATTTGTTTGTACAACACGTTTCAATAAAAGGGACAGAAAAATTGCGGTAGAAGAATTTTTTCTCACCGCACTTTCCTTTTCCAAAGTCAAACTGCATAACATGGCAATAGTACTGAGAACATCCGATTTGATTTGTAGTTTGATTGATGAAGCATCCCACACCCTTTCCACATTGGTCTATACATTTAACTAGTGCCCAAGACATCCAAAACCCATTATGCAGCCACTCGTGGATATCAACATACGAAACGTTGGTGCCATTGTTCCAGTTTGCAAAGGTAGCAGCTATTAAATGGCACCCAACCTTGATGTCCCTCATTTTGAATTCACTGGAATGAAGAACAGCATAGACATGGCCTCTAGAATCACATAGCATGCCATTCACTTCCACATATCGAGGATCATCGGTTACTGGATCAGTACAGTTTAGAAACGCTACAGACGGAGGAGTATCAGAAACCTCATTCCCATCCCAGAAAGTTAGTGGATCAGTCGGGTAATAGCTAGGATTACCAATGGAAGTGAAGTTCTGTGAAAAGATGAAATAGCGAGGAATGGAGCAAGCAGTGTCGTCCACAACACCTGCATCAGTGAATTGGATCTTGAATGTCTCGTAATCGATATTCTGCACATGGTATCTCCCTGAAAACAAGGTGAACACTGTCATATTCTTTACGCAATCTAATTCGAACCTTGGGAGGCCGCAACCAGGTGAATCGCCTTTGAGTCGGAAAGGGTAAGATATGTTGCGAATTTTTCCACACGAAGAAGGAGCACACAATGGACGATCCTGGGCACCGTGAGTTTGCTGGAATAGCACAATAATGATAGCCACACTGGCCATCACTGATTGTGCAGAACACCAAAAGGAAGATAAGACCACCATTGTTGACCTCTTCTGGTCATGTAAATGGGACATTATCACACTGaaagaaggaaaatgatattttaatactaatttttttacactattttaacaTTGCACActtgtcaaaatataattagacgatttcaaattaaaaaagttgagaaaggggtatgtttggaagaaaaaaaccaaaggttattttttaatttgaaatcgtccaaccgtattttgacacgtgtgtgtACTCTCAAAATGGTctaaaaatggtgttaaaattttattttcccgTGAAATAATTCACCACAATCAACTAATAACGTACGATCACTCGTTGAACTTTCAAAATGATTATGGGATGCTTCTTCTTGTACCTCTGTATttgcttcctgcacctccatatttcaaagaaaaagaCCAACAAATCCTTGGAATTGAGAAGAATATTTATTTACGAGATTTTGAGGAATGAGGTGGCATGATATTGGTATGAACAACCCTCTCTGATTTTCTTCCTATGTTTTAGGTGTGCAGACTTTGTATTTGTTGAAAGAACATTGAGTTTATTTGGAGAAAGAATATAACAGATTATGTATACACCGTTTCATTGGCGTTTTCATTTACGTCAAACGGCTGAAAATACCTTTCTAAAGGCAAATGCTTAAGAAGCAAtccaacataaaaatatttcaagagTATTATCAACATTAAATCAAATGTGAAAATCATTCGACtctaaaatttttcaaaaatcgtGAAATTTACTTGTACACTAATCATTCTTTGATCTTTGTAACCTTTCTAATTCTTCTCCACATAAAACAAAAGTCTCTCCTGAAAGGTTTTTTCGAATTCCGATGTATAAAGAATGGACTATGTTTTAAGGAAATTTCAGTTCTTTATGATAagattaatattgatattttacttcataatatgtaatttattcACTCAATATTGATGGTACTCATTTCAATAATTGCAATATTTAGTAAATCCTACTTATTTCTTTCAAGGGTGTTgttccctacacctccccaagtgggattTGTACCTTTCCATTAATTTAATGggtcccgttattttgacactcAATTTTTGACACATATTTGACACTGTCACGTGTCAACGTCCTATTAGAtagtcattttttactttttttttaaaatttggctTGCAAAATAGAAAGCTTTTCAGAAACTTTGTATTTCAATTCTACCCCCTTGactttttcattggttttgtgtGACAGATTGTCTCTCTCCCGTCGTCTCCCAACGTCCTCTCATCTCCCCTTTTGCGTGCTCTCCATTGCTCTCAAGTGCTCTCCAGTGCtctgaaatggcaagttccggAATGGATCTTCGTTGGACCAAGGTATTTGCCTTCTATCCTCTTTAGGTTTGGGTATTTcgttttaggtttgggtattgggGTTCTTGTGTTTTCTTGCATCCGTTATGGGTTTTGTTGATTTAGTGtgttatttgatttggtgtGTTTCTTGTCTTCTATCCTcttgttatttgatttggtgtgttattttgttttggacaGTTTTGCAACATTGT comes from the Vigna radiata var. radiata cultivar VC1973A chromosome 2, Vradiata_ver6, whole genome shotgun sequence genome and includes:
- the LOC106756626 gene encoding rust resistance kinase Lr10-like isoform X4, encoding MVVLSSFWCSAQSVMASVAIIIVLFQQTHGAQDRPLCAPSSCGKIRNISYPFRLKGDSPGCGLPRFELDCVKNMTVFTLFSGRYHVQNIDYETFKIQFTDAGVVDDTACSIPRYFIFSQNFTSIAFLNCTDPVTDDPRYVEVNGMLCDSRGHVYAVLHSSEFKMRDIKVGCHLIAATFANWNNGTNVSYVDIHEWLHNGFWMSWALVKCIDQCGKGVGCFINQTTNQIGCSQYYCHVMQFDFGKGKCGIQHQIFGYVAVIPIYIARYFDFAIMVDGDLILVAPILIFVAARFLFGLALLLALFIHTWRRRHYSMYENIETFLLQNNLNPIRYGYREIKKMSRDFKVKLGEGGFGSVYKGKLQSGPEIAIKMLKKTKADGEEFINEVASIGRIHHVNVVHLIGYCAEGENRALVYEYMTNGSLDKHIFSKKESVPLSYEKTYEISLGIARGIAYLHQGCDVQILHFDIKPQNILLDDNFIPKVSDFGLAKLYPVKDTSIALTKARGTLGYMAPELFYNNIGGVSNKADVYSFGMLLMEMGSRRRNSNPHAEHSSQQYFPFWVYDQIKDEKDTEIEDASEEDKILVKKMYVVALWCIQLNPNDRPSMKRVVDMLEERVESLEMPPKPVYYPHETIEHDRGDNSNQASWSGSTSSSNNLGKTNTNHPWESNA
- the LOC106756626 gene encoding LEAF RUST 10 DISEASE-RESISTANCE LOCUS RECEPTOR-LIKE PROTEIN KINASE-like 2.1 isoform X3, coding for MVVLSSFWCSAQSVMASVAIIIVLFQQTHGAQDRPLCAPSSCGKIRNISYPFRLKGDSPGCGLPRFELDCVKNMTVFTLFSGRYHVQNIDYETFKIQFTDAGVVDDTACSIPRYFIFSQNFTSIGNPSYYPTDPLTFWDGNEVSDTPPSVAFLNCTDPVTDDPRYVEVNGMLCDSRGHVYAVLHSSEFKMRDIKVGCHLIAATFANWNNGTNVSYVDIHEWLHNGFWMSWALVKCIDQCGKGVGCFINQTTNQIGCSQYYCHVMQFDFGKGKCGIQHQIFGYVAVIPIYIAPRFLFGLALLLALFIHTWRRRHYSMYENIETFLLQNNLNPIRYGYREIKKMSRDFKVKLGEGGFGSVYKGKLQSGPEIAIKMLKKTKADGEEFINEVASIGRIHHVNVVHLIGYCAEGENRALVYEYMTNGSLDKHIFSKKESVPLSYEKTYEISLGIARGIAYLHQGCDVQILHFDIKPQNILLDDNFIPKVSDFGLAKLYPVKDTSIALTKARGTLGYMAPELFYNNIGGVSNKADVYSFGMLLMEMGSRRRNSNPHAEHSSQQYFPFWVYDQIKDEKDTEIEDASEEDKILVKKMYVVALWCIQLNPNDRPSMKRVVDMLEERVESLEMPPKPVYYPHETIEHDRGDNSNQASWSGSTSSSNNLGKTNTNHPWESNA
- the LOC106756626 gene encoding rust resistance kinase Lr10-like isoform X2, producing MVVLSSFWCSAQSVMASVAIIIVLFQQTHGAQDRPLCAPSSCGKIRNISYPFRLKGDSPGCGLPRFELDCVKNMTVFTLFSGRYHVQNIDYETFKIQFTDAGVVDDTACSIPRYFIFSQNFTSIGNPSYYPTDPLTFWDGNEVSDTPPSVAFLNCTDPVTDDPRYVEVNGMLCDSRGHVYAVLHSSEFKMRDIKVGCHLIAATFANWNNGTNVSYVDIHEWLHNGFWMSWALVKCIDQCGKGVGCFINQTTNQIGCSQYYCHVMQFDFGKGKCGIQHQIFGYVAVIPIYIARYFDFAIMARFLFGLALLLALFIHTWRRRHYSMYENIETFLLQNNLNPIRYGYREIKKMSRDFKVKLGEGGFGSVYKGKLQSGPEIAIKMLKKTKADGEEFINEVASIGRIHHVNVVHLIGYCAEGENRALVYEYMTNGSLDKHIFSKKESVPLSYEKTYEISLGIARGIAYLHQGCDVQILHFDIKPQNILLDDNFIPKVSDFGLAKLYPVKDTSIALTKARGTLGYMAPELFYNNIGGVSNKADVYSFGMLLMEMGSRRRNSNPHAEHSSQQYFPFWVYDQIKDEKDTEIEDASEEDKILVKKMYVVALWCIQLNPNDRPSMKRVVDMLEERVESLEMPPKPVYYPHETIEHDRGDNSNQASWSGSTSSSNNLGKTNTNHPWESNA
- the LOC106756626 gene encoding rust resistance kinase Lr10-like isoform X1, translating into MVVLSSFWCSAQSVMASVAIIIVLFQQTHGAQDRPLCAPSSCGKIRNISYPFRLKGDSPGCGLPRFELDCVKNMTVFTLFSGRYHVQNIDYETFKIQFTDAGVVDDTACSIPRYFIFSQNFTSIGNPSYYPTDPLTFWDGNEVSDTPPSVAFLNCTDPVTDDPRYVEVNGMLCDSRGHVYAVLHSSEFKMRDIKVGCHLIAATFANWNNGTNVSYVDIHEWLHNGFWMSWALVKCIDQCGKGVGCFINQTTNQIGCSQYYCHVMQFDFGKGKCGIQHQIFGYVAVIPIYIARYFDFAIMVDGDLILVAPILIFVAARFLFGLALLLALFIHTWRRRHYSMYENIETFLLQNNLNPIRYGYREIKKMSRDFKVKLGEGGFGSVYKGKLQSGPEIAIKMLKKTKADGEEFINEVASIGRIHHVNVVHLIGYCAEGENRALVYEYMTNGSLDKHIFSKKESVPLSYEKTYEISLGIARGIAYLHQGCDVQILHFDIKPQNILLDDNFIPKVSDFGLAKLYPVKDTSIALTKARGTLGYMAPELFYNNIGGVSNKADVYSFGMLLMEMGSRRRNSNPHAEHSSQQYFPFWVYDQIKDEKDTEIEDASEEDKILVKKMYVVALWCIQLNPNDRPSMKRVVDMLEERVESLEMPPKPVYYPHETIEHDRGDNSNQASWSGSTSSSNNLGKTNTNHPWESNA